The segment ACACCACCTTCTCCACCTACAGCCTGGAATCGGTGAACCTGCTGCGCGAGGGCCAGATAAGACTGTTCGTCACCAACATCCTTTTAAGCACCATCCTGGGACTGCTGCTGGTGGCGGCCGGCCTTTACGCCTCACGTTTTTTCTTAAAAGCCATAAGATAGGAGCCTTCATATGAAACTGCCGGAACAGGCGGTGCTGCTGCGGATATTCATCGGTGAAAGCGACAAGCACCAGGGCCGGCCCCTTTACGAGCAGATCGTGCTCAAGGCCCGGGAGCTTAACCTGGCCGGGGCCACCGTGGTTAGGGGGATCCTGGGCTTTGGAGCCGACAGCCGGATCCACAGCTCCAAGCTGCTGGAGCTTTCCGAGGACCTTCCGGTGATCATCGAGATCGTGGACACCCAGGAAAAGATCGATACCTTGATGCCGTTCATTGATGAACAGGTGGCGGAGGGCCTGGTGACGCTGGAGGAGGTCAAGGTCATTAGGTACCGCCATTCCTGATATCTTCCAGCACTTAATTATTCTCTGATCCCAATCATCTAATCACTAAACCCAAAGTCAATGTCCCCTCACGACCAACACGAATTTCACGAAGAAGCCGCCCTGGGCAGCATCTACGACGCCCGGCTGATAAAAAGGCTGTCGGCCTTTTTATGGCCCTACCGGGCCCATCTGGCCGTTTCGCTGGTGGTGCTGCTGGCCGTCACCGGCTTTGAGCTGGTGCTGCCCGAATTCACCCGGCGGGCCATAGACAGCTACATCAACGTTTCCGGGCGCAAGGCTGTGCCGGGCCGTCCGGTGGCCGGCTCCTTGAGCCTGTCTGGGGACACGGTGCTGGTGGATGTCTCCAAGCTTTCATCCGACGACAAATACCTGATGGCCGGCTGGCAGAAACAGGGACTGGTCGACGACACCCCGTACTATTATTTTGCGCTCGGGGATTCTTCGGGGCAGGCCGGGATCCTGGCCGTCATGGACGCCCACCCCCTTCTTTTCTCCCGTT is part of the bacterium genome and harbors:
- a CDS encoding DUF190 domain-containing protein; amino-acid sequence: MKLPEQAVLLRIFIGESDKHQGRPLYEQIVLKARELNLAGATVVRGILGFGADSRIHSSKLLELSEDLPVIIEIVDTQEKIDTLMPFIDEQVAEGLVTLEEVKVIRYRHS